The proteins below come from a single Alkalispirillum mobile genomic window:
- the pgsA gene encoding CDP-diacylglycerol--glycerol-3-phosphate 3-phosphatidyltransferase gives MQLNWPNALTLFRIALIPVLGLCFLLPAPWLNVLAVVVFSAAAITDWLDGYLARRLGQTSAFGAFLDPVADKLMVAVALVALVAVNPGPWLAVPASIIIGREIAVSALREWMANLGAQASVAVSMAGKVKTTAQMAAIIMLLYGQSLGPIPLFDIGVVLLYVAAALTVYSMALYLRAAWEQLA, from the coding sequence ATGCAGTTGAATTGGCCCAACGCGCTCACCCTGTTCCGCATCGCGCTGATCCCGGTGCTGGGGCTCTGCTTTCTGCTTCCCGCGCCCTGGCTGAATGTGCTTGCGGTGGTGGTGTTCAGTGCAGCGGCCATCACCGATTGGCTCGACGGTTACCTGGCGCGGCGGCTCGGGCAGACCTCCGCCTTCGGCGCCTTCCTGGACCCGGTGGCGGACAAGTTGATGGTGGCGGTGGCGTTGGTAGCCCTGGTGGCGGTTAACCCGGGGCCCTGGCTGGCTGTGCCGGCCAGCATCATTATCGGCCGTGAGATCGCCGTTTCGGCCCTCCGGGAGTGGATGGCTAACCTGGGTGCGCAGGCGAGCGTGGCCGTGAGCATGGCCGGGAAGGTAAAAACCACGGCGCAGATGGCCGCTATCATCATGTTGTTGTACGGGCAGTCCCTGGGGCCGATCCCGCTGTTCGATATCGGGGTTGTGCTACTTTACGTGGCGGCGGCCCTGACGGTATACTCCATGGCGCTGTATTTGAGGGCCGCCTGGGAGCAATTGGCGTAA
- a CDS encoding MarC family protein, which translates to MLELATVAFATFFITIGPVDVAFVYAALTAHLGMSQRRRMAIRGTLLATCMLLPILFFGEATLSWLGISFPALQTAGGILLLLIAIDMVFARMSGGVSATEEETREAMSRQDISVFPLATPLIAGPGAMGAAVLMMGRAGDDWAAQGVVLAALLTVLALMLACLLIAVQIQRFLGTTGAHVLTRVFGVLLCALAIQFIFDGLADSGLLN; encoded by the coding sequence GTGCTGGAACTGGCAACGGTTGCCTTCGCGACCTTCTTCATCACCATCGGACCGGTGGATGTGGCATTCGTCTACGCCGCGCTGACCGCCCACCTGGGCATGAGCCAGCGGCGGCGCATGGCCATCCGGGGTACCCTGCTGGCCACGTGCATGCTGCTGCCCATCCTGTTCTTTGGTGAAGCGACTCTGAGTTGGTTGGGTATCAGCTTCCCCGCGCTGCAGACCGCGGGGGGTATCCTGCTCCTGTTGATCGCCATCGACATGGTCTTCGCCCGCATGTCGGGTGGGGTCTCGGCCACTGAGGAGGAGACCCGCGAGGCCATGAGCCGGCAGGATATCTCGGTTTTTCCCCTGGCCACCCCCTTGATTGCCGGGCCCGGGGCCATGGGGGCCGCCGTACTGATGATGGGGCGGGCGGGGGATGACTGGGCCGCGCAAGGGGTAGTGCTGGCGGCCCTGCTCACGGTATTGGCGCTGATGCTGGCCTGCCTGCTTATTGCAGTGCAGATTCAGCGTTTCCTGGGGACCACGGGGGCCCACGTGCTGACCCGTGTCTTCGGTGTGCTCCTATGCGCGCTGGCCATCCAGTTTATCTTCGACGGGCTGGCGGACAGCGGTTTGCTTAATTGA
- the uvrC gene encoding excinuclease ABC subunit UvrC, which produces MTDTTAPFDPKAFVRNLTQRPGVYRMVSGSGEVLYVGKARNLKKRVSSYFNRSQKSARIELMLTQVEDVQITVTHTEAEALILENNLIKELRPRYNVLLRDDKSYPWIYLSSHQEFPRLSFHRGARKGPGRWFGPFPSGGAVRETLNTLQKVFLIRQCRDTFFANRSRPCLQYQIKRCTAPCVGYISREDYEEDVRHAVLFLEGKSSQVVEELGERMEAASERLAFEEAAHYRDRIQALQVVQERQYIIGEKGDLDVVACVSDGVTACVTVFFFRQGRNLGNKVFFPKIPEGSDETEVVAAFLARYYIGRKSPPELVLSHPIQERALLAEALSRESGHKVRVTHSVRKERRRWLDMALTNARHALSARASSQAMALHRLEALQDELALPALPERIECFDISHTRGEATVASCVVFNQEGPLKSDYRRFNIRGITPGDDYAAMRQALSRRYQRLKKGEGILPDILLIDGGKGQVAQAEAVLEELQVDDVYLLGIAKGPERRPGEETLILSDEAGRSVTLGPDSPALQLLQQVRDEAHRFAIAGHRNQRGKARSRSALEDIPGLGPKRRQALLRHFGGVKAIARAGVEDLARTPGISRALAEKVYDHYHGESG; this is translated from the coding sequence ATGACTGACACCACCGCGCCCTTCGACCCCAAGGCCTTTGTCCGCAACCTGACCCAGCGGCCGGGCGTCTACCGCATGGTGAGCGGGTCGGGTGAGGTGCTGTACGTCGGCAAGGCGCGCAACCTGAAAAAACGGGTCTCCAGCTACTTCAACCGTTCTCAGAAGTCGGCGCGCATCGAGCTCATGCTCACCCAGGTGGAGGATGTCCAGATCACCGTCACGCACACCGAGGCGGAGGCGCTGATCCTGGAGAACAACCTGATCAAGGAGCTGCGGCCGCGCTACAACGTGCTGCTGCGGGACGATAAATCCTACCCCTGGATCTATCTCTCCTCCCACCAGGAATTCCCGCGGCTCAGTTTCCACCGGGGTGCGCGCAAGGGGCCGGGGCGCTGGTTCGGGCCCTTCCCCAGCGGTGGCGCCGTGCGCGAGACCCTGAATACCCTGCAGAAGGTCTTTTTGATCCGCCAGTGCCGCGACACCTTTTTCGCCAACCGCTCCCGGCCCTGCTTGCAGTACCAGATCAAGCGCTGCACCGCGCCCTGTGTCGGTTACATCAGTCGCGAGGACTACGAAGAGGATGTCCGCCACGCGGTGCTCTTCCTGGAGGGCAAGTCCAGCCAGGTGGTGGAGGAATTGGGCGAACGCATGGAGGCGGCCTCCGAGCGCCTGGCGTTCGAGGAGGCCGCGCACTACCGCGATCGGATTCAGGCCCTGCAGGTAGTGCAGGAGCGCCAGTACATCATCGGCGAGAAGGGGGACCTGGACGTGGTCGCCTGTGTCTCTGACGGCGTGACCGCCTGTGTCACGGTCTTTTTCTTCCGGCAGGGCCGGAACCTGGGCAACAAGGTGTTCTTCCCGAAAATCCCCGAGGGCTCGGACGAGACGGAGGTGGTGGCCGCCTTCCTTGCACGCTATTACATCGGCCGTAAATCCCCGCCGGAACTGGTGCTCAGCCACCCGATTCAGGAGCGGGCGCTGCTGGCCGAGGCGTTGTCGCGGGAGTCCGGCCACAAGGTCCGGGTCACTCACTCGGTACGCAAGGAGCGCCGCCGGTGGCTCGATATGGCGCTAACCAATGCCCGCCATGCGCTCTCCGCGCGCGCTTCCAGTCAGGCCATGGCGCTGCACCGGCTGGAGGCGCTGCAGGATGAGCTGGCGCTGCCGGCCCTGCCGGAGCGCATCGAGTGCTTCGATATCAGCCATACCCGGGGCGAGGCCACGGTGGCCTCCTGCGTGGTTTTCAACCAGGAGGGACCGCTGAAGTCCGACTATCGCCGCTTCAATATTCGTGGTATCACCCCGGGAGATGACTATGCGGCCATGCGGCAGGCGCTGAGCCGTCGGTACCAACGCCTGAAAAAGGGTGAGGGCATACTCCCCGATATCCTGCTGATCGATGGCGGGAAGGGACAGGTGGCCCAGGCCGAGGCGGTGCTGGAAGAATTGCAGGTGGACGATGTTTACCTGCTGGGCATCGCCAAGGGGCCGGAACGACGGCCCGGCGAGGAGACCCTGATACTATCGGATGAAGCTGGGCGGAGCGTGACCCTGGGCCCGGACTCGCCGGCACTGCAACTGCTGCAGCAGGTGCGGGACGAAGCACACCGTTTCGCCATAGCGGGCCATCGCAACCAGCGGGGCAAGGCGCGCAGTCGGTCGGCGCTGGAGGATATCCCCGGGTTGGGGCCGAAACGGCGGCAGGCCCTGTTGCGGCATTTCGGCGGCGTGAAGGCGATCGCCCGCGCAGGTGTCGAGGACCTGGCCCGGACACCCGGGATCAGTCGGGCATTGGCCGAGAAGGTTTACGATCATTATCACGGAGAGTCTGGATAA